From Candidatus Korarchaeota archaeon NZ13-K:
CCTGATCGAGGTGATGAGATGACCTTCAAGTACGTTGAGAAGGACACCCTGATGCACAGGCTCCATCCCGTGACTAAGGCCTCACTGCTGCTGGCCGCCCTCCTGTTGGCGCTCCTTTTCACCTACGATTACTCAGTGATACCCCTCCTCATCGTCCTAGCCTTCGAGCTGGTCCTCTGGAGGGCGGCCCGGATAGAGTTCTGGAGGGTGGCCCTAGTGATAAAGGTGCTCATGGGCATATTCCTCTTCTTCATAGTGGTGCAGGGGTTCCTCTACAGGGGAGGGGTGACCCCCCTGTTCGCCGTGGGGCACTTCAAGCTTTGGGAGAAGGATATAGGGGAGTTCACGCTGGAAGGGTTGCTTTACGGCCTCTTCATATCCGTGAAGATACTGGTGGTCGTCATAGCCGCTATAATATTCGTGATGACGACATCGATAACCAAGATGTCGGCGCTGGCCCACAGCCTGAGACTCCCCTACAGCTTCTCCTTCACGCTCCTCGCCGGCCTGAGGTTCGCTCCCCTCATATTCAAGTCCTTCTCCGACATAAAGGACGCTCAGAAGCTGAGGGCCTTCGATATAGACAGGATGAACATGATAGTGAGGGCCTTCAGGGCTTACGTGCCCATCCTCACCCCCCTCATACTCAACATGCTCAGGAGGGGGATGGAGCTACAGATATCGATAGAGTCGAGGGGATACGGGGCCACGAAGAACCCAACACAGCTAGAGGAACTCTCCATGAGAGCTAGTGACTACCTCATGCTCATCATAATCTTGGCAGTGTTCTCGCTCTCGCTCTACTTGAACTACACGATCGCACCTGGCGCCTACTCGAGCTTCCTCGAGCTCCTCAGGGGGATGCTCGGGAGGGGTTGAGCTGGTCCTGGACGTCACCGACATATTCAGGATATGCTCGGAGAGGCAGAGGGAAGGGAGGAGGGTCATAAACGCCCACATAGGGACCCCAAGCCACTCCCCACCCTTGAGCGTCAGGGAGCTTCTCAGGAATGTGGGGGAGGTGGGCAGGAGCTACCTGCCGTTCGAGGGCATGAGGGAGACCAGGGAGAGGATATCGAGGTTCGCCAGAAGGTTCCTGGGAAGGGATCTGGATCCCGATAGGATCTTCGTCACTAACGGCGGGGCCCAGGCCCTTACCTCCGTTCTCATGGTGCTCAGGAGGAGGAAAATCCTCCTGCCCGCTCCCGGCTTCACCCAGTACTTCGACAACGCGAGGATCATGGGGCTGGAGTTCAGGACGTACGATCCCACCTCG
This genomic window contains:
- a CDS encoding energy-coupling factor transporter transmembrane protein EcfT, with protein sequence MTFKYVEKDTLMHRLHPVTKASLLLAALLLALLFTYDYSVIPLLIVLAFELVLWRAARIEFWRVALVIKVLMGIFLFFIVVQGFLYRGGVTPLFAVGHFKLWEKDIGEFTLEGLLYGLFISVKILVVVIAAIIFVMTTSITKMSALAHSLRLPYSFSFTLLAGLRFAPLIFKSFSDIKDAQKLRAFDIDRMNMIVRAFRAYVPILTPLILNMLRRGMELQISIESRGYGATKNPTQLEELSMRASDYLMLIIILAVFSLSLYLNYTIAPGAYSSFLELLRGMLGRG
- a CDS encoding aminotransferase class I/II-fold pyridoxal phosphate-dependent enzyme; this encodes MVLDVTDIFRICSERQREGRRVINAHIGTPSHSPPLSVRELLRNVGEVGRSYLPFEGMRETRERISRFARRFLGRDLDPDRIFVTNGGAQALTSVLMVLRRRKILLPAPGFTQYFDNARIMGLEFRTYDPTSEDIVGEVLRNLGSAGAVLINYPNNPTGYVQGNDAMEELWDEL